The Streptomyces sp. NBC_01298 genome contains the following window.
CAGCCCTCGAAGAGCTCCGGGTGGTGGTCGGCGAGGAAGCCCGAGCCGTCGATCGCGCTGTCCTCCTCGTCGGCGGTGTAGGCGATCACCACGTCCCGCCGGGGCCGCACGCCGGCCCGCGCCCAGGCCCGTACGACGGCCAGCACCATCGCGTCCATGTTCTTCATGTCCACGGCGCCGCGGCCCCAGACCACCCCGTCCCGGATCTCGCCCGAGAAGGGGTCCACGCTCCAGTCGGAGGCCTCGGCCGGGACCACGTCGAGGTGGCCGTGGACCAGGAGGGCGGGGGCGGTGGGGTCGGTGCCCGCGATCCGGGCCACCACGTTGGTGCGGCCCGGGGTGCGCTCCAGCAGCACGGGCTCCAGGCCGATGTCCGCCAGCCGCTCGGCGACGTACTCGGCGGCCGGGCGTTCCCGGCAGTCGCCGCCGCCGCGGTTGGTGGTGTCGATGCGGATCAGGCCGGAGGTGAACTCCACGGCCTCGTCGAGCGCCACCCGGTCGACGGGGGTGCCCTCGACGCTGGTGTTCTCGACGGGGACGCCGCCAACCGGGGCGCTGCCGGGCGCCGCGGTCTCCGGCACGGACATGTCAGCCATACTGCTCCTCCACCGCTGCCGAGACGATCGTGGTGACCGCCTTGAAGGTCCGGATCCCCTCGTACATCGTCCCGCTGGTGTATCCGACCCTACGCTCACCCGCCCGCTCGACCCCGGGCACGACGGTGGCCGCCATCGCCAGGTGCTCGGCGTCGAACTCCACCTCCACCGCGAACGGTCCTCCCCGCACCGGTTCGTGGCGTACGGCGAGGGCCGCGGCCTCCTTGGCGGCGGCCCGGATGTCGGCGGCCGTACGGGCCGGGGTGCGGCAGACGGCGGCGTAGCGCGAGACGTGGTCCTTGACGGCGACCGTCACCGCGTCCGGGGCGTACCCGGCGGCGTCGGCGCAGGTCAGGTCGTCTCCGGTGACCAGGACGACGGGGACCCCGTACTCGGCGACCACGTGCGCGTTGAGCAGGCCCTCGCTGGCGCGGGTCCCGTTGACCCAGACCCCCGTGATGGAGTTGGCGAGGTAGGTGTGGGCGAGCACGCCCTCTTCGCCGGCGCCCGTGTGGTAGCCGACGAAGGCGATGCCGTCGACGTCCCCGTGCTGGACGCCCTCCACCATGGAGAGGGACTTGTGGCGGCCGGTGAGCAGCTCGACGCGCGGGTCGAGCTGCTCCAGCAGCAGGTTGCGCATGGTCCAGTGGGCCTCGTTGACGAGTACGCGCTCCGCCCCGGCGTCGTAGAACCCGAGGACGGCGGCGTTCACGTCGGAGGTGAACAGGCTCCGGCAGCGTTCCCACTGCGGGGTCCCGGGCAGCACGTCGGCGGGCCAGGTGACGCCGGTGGCGCCTTCCATGTCGGCGGAGATGAGGATCTTCATCGGGCCCCCTGGCGGTCGGTAGC
Protein-coding sequences here:
- a CDS encoding M55 family metallopeptidase — encoded protein: MKILISADMEGATGVTWPADVLPGTPQWERCRSLFTSDVNAAVLGFYDAGAERVLVNEAHWTMRNLLLEQLDPRVELLTGRHKSLSMVEGVQHGDVDGIAFVGYHTGAGEEGVLAHTYLANSITGVWVNGTRASEGLLNAHVVAEYGVPVVLVTGDDLTCADAAGYAPDAVTVAVKDHVSRYAAVCRTPARTAADIRAAAKEAAALAVRHEPVRGGPFAVEVEFDAEHLAMAATVVPGVERAGERRVGYTSGTMYEGIRTFKAVTTIVSAAVEEQYG